In Phyllopteryx taeniolatus isolate TA_2022b chromosome 1, UOR_Ptae_1.2, whole genome shotgun sequence, the following proteins share a genomic window:
- the zeb2b gene encoding zinc finger E-box-binding homeobox 2b isoform X2 has translation MRQEMMADGPRCKRRKQANPRRKNALNYENVVETSSETEEEDKLQVSEEDPLINGTGSPASLVNADSSPCAESHGLPTKEEEDDEMRDSGVEHIWPDSDMLSASVDGTDEIKDFDTLGPDATLQMAGNGTVKSVNCTSEFEDFFAKRKLGDSDSHVVSIAEYLQRGDTAIIYPEAPEELSRLGTPEAAGPEENDLPPGTPDAFAQLLTCPYCDRGYKRLTSLKEHIKYRHEKNEENFACPLCSYTFAYRTQLERHMATHKPARDQHQLLNQAAGNRKFKCTECGKAFKYKHHLKEHLRIHSGEKPYECPNCKKRFSHSGSYSSHISSKKCIGLIAVNGRMRSNMKTASSPTSASSSPTNTAITQLRQKLENGKPVGLTDHNNHLSIKTEPLDFNDYKLMMASHGFGAPGPFMNGGVGGNSPLGVHHNSTAQSPLQHLGIPGLESQLLGYPGPLINNLSEVQKVLQIVDNTVCRQKMDCKPEELSKLTAYMKELGSQVEEQKQGLTLAGGPHVSLPLVNHNGATKSIIDYTLEKVNEAKACLQSLTTDSKRQINNIKHEKSNHMLEGVMEEKTSENMFTPYACQYCKETFPGPIPLHQHERYLCKMNEEIKAVLQPSENLMPNKHIFMEKNAHLAASILTEKGLTGSLHPYRDHMSVLKAYFAMNMEPNSEELLKISIAVGLPQEFVKQWFDQRKMFSYSSTRTPPLEHKNSTEMVVGTNNHHTPPKDPVFVRSPMSLIKPGNCITSPAIAELHNNFDTSLRHLKNHQFGDTKAAGDKLDHSRSNTPSPLNLSSTSSKHSHSSSYTPNSLVSEDLQAEPLDLSLPRLIKEPKHALTVKSRPKVNSVTVELSSVPSPREHFEEPLNLAYLKKEFSASANNGNLEKSTSPIFGINPFAAKPLYTSLPPQSAFPPATFMPPMQASIPGLRPYPGMEQMGFLPHMAYTYAAGAATFAEMHQRRKYQRKHGFQGELLDATADYMSGLDDMTDPDSCLSRKKIKKTESGMYACDLCDKTFQKSSSLLRHKYEHTGKRPHQCQICKKAFKHKHHLIEHSRLHSGEKPYQCDKCGKRFSHSGSYSQHMNHRYSYCKREAEEREAAEREAREKGHLEPTELLMSRAYLQGITPQGYPELAEREAILRHDGVNGGIIEGRKEVDEEYGKTGRREDEFEFEEEEESKSMDTDPDTLRDEEENGEHSMDDSSLDGKMETKSDREDTMEDAM, from the exons ATGAAATAAAAGATTTCGACACCTTGGGCCCTGATGCCACTTTGCAAATGGCTGGAAATGGTACAG TCAAGAGCGTCAATTGCACTTCAGAGTTCGAGGACTTTTTTGCCAAGCGGAAGCTGGGCGACAGCGACAGCCACGTGGTGAGCATCGCTGAGTATCTCCAGCGAGGTGATACTGCCATCATCTACCCAGAAGCCCCGGAGGAGCTGTCCCGCCTTGGGACGCCGGAGGCAGCGGGGCCAGAGGAAAACG ACCTGCCACCTGGAACGCCAGATGCCTTCGCCCAGCTGTTGACCTGCCCCTACTGCGACCGGGGCTACAAGCGCTTGACATCACTGAAGGAGCACATCAAGTACCGCCATGAGAAGAATGAGGAGAACTTCGCCTGCCCGCTGTGCAGCTACACGTTCGCCTACCGCACTCAGCTCGAGCGACATATGGCCACGCACAAGCCTGCGAGAGATCAG CACCAACTGTTGAACCAAGCAGCCGGTAACCGCAAGTTCAAGTGCACTGAGTGCGGTAAGGCCTTCAAGTACAAGCACCACCTGAAGGAACATCTCCGCATTCACAGCG GTGAAAAACCGTACGAATGCCCCAACTGTAAGAAGCGCTTCTCGCACTCTGGATCCTACAGTTCGCACATCAGCAGCAAAAAGTGCATTGGTTTGATCGCCGTCAACGGCAGGATGCGCAGCAACATGAAGACAGCCTCCTCCCccacctccgcctcctcctcccccaccAACACTGCCATCACCCAGCTGCGACAAAAGCTGGAGAACGGCAAGCCAGTGGGCCTCACTGACCACAACAACCATCTGAGCATCAAGACAGAACCGCTCGATTTCAATGACTATAAACTGATGATGGCCTCGCATGGGTTTGGTGCTCCCGGGCCTTTCATGAATGGGGGAGTTGGAGGGAACAGTCCACTGGGGGTTCACCACAACTCAACAGCCCAGAGCCCTCTGCAGCACCTAGGTATCCCCGGGCTAGAGTCACAACTCCTTGGCTACCCGGGCCCTCTGATTAACAACTTGAGTGAGGTGCAAAAGGTCCTGCAAATTGTTGACAACACAGTGTGCAGGCAGAAAATGGACTGCAAACCAGAGGAACTGTCCAAGCTCACAGCTTACATGAAGGAATTAGGCTCACAGGTGGAGGAGCAAAAACAGGGCCTGACGTTAGCAGGTGGGCCTCATGTCAGTCTTCCACTCGTCAATCACAATGGCGCCACCAAAAGCATCATAGACTACACACTTGAGAAGGTCAATGAAGCCAAAGCCTGTCTCCAGAGCTTGACCACAGACTCAAAGAGACAAATTAACAATATCAAACATGAAAAATCCAACCATATGCTAGAAGGGGTCATGGAGGAAAAGACATCAGAGAACATGTTTACACCATATGCATGTCAGTATTGCAAAGAAACCTTCCCAGGTCCCATCCCACTCCATCAACATGAACGCTACCTGTGCAAAATGAATGAGGAGATCAAAGCTGTGCTCCAACCAAGTGAGAACCTGATGCCCAACAAACATATATTCATGGAGAAGAATGCTCATCTAGCAGCTTCCATCTTGACTGAGAAGGGACTGACAGGTTCCCTTCACCCCTACAGGGATCACATGTCTGTGCTGAAGGCATATTTTGCCATGAACATGGAGCCCAACTCTGAGGAGCTGCTCAAGATCTCTATTGCCGTTGGCCTTCCTCAGGAATTTGTCAAGCAATGGTTTGATCAGCGGAAGATGTTCTCATACAGTAGCACAAGAACGCCGCCGCTGGAGCACAAGAACAGCACGGAAATGGTTGTCggaacaaacaaccaccacacTCCCCCCAAAGACCCTGTGTTTGTGCGGTCGCCAATGTCTCTAATCAAACCAGGCAACTGCATCACATCCCCAGCCATTGCTGAGCTCCACAATAACTTTGACACCTCGCTCAGACATTTGAAAAACCACCAGTTTGGCGACACAAAAGCCGCAGGTGACAAGTTGGACCATTCCCGCAGCAACACTCCGTCACCACTAAACCTGTCGTCGACGTCCTCCAAACATTCGCACAGCAGTTCGTATACCCCCAACAGCCTGGTGTCAGAGGACCTGCAGGCTGAGCCGCTCGACCTTTCGCTTCCACGACTCATCAAGGAACCGAAGCACGCGCTGACGGTGAAGAGCCGACCCAAAGTAAACAGTGTTACAGTCGAGCTTAGCAGTGTCCCCTCGCCACGCGAGCACTTCGAGGAGCCTCTGAACCTAGCCTATCTCAAGAAGGAATTCTCCGCCTCTGCCAACAACGGCAACCTGGAGAAAAGCACTAGCCCTATCTTTGGCATTAACCCTTTTGCCGCCAAACCCTTGTACACGTCACTTCCTCCTCAAAGCGCTTTTCCACCGGCCACATTCATGCCCCCAATGCAGGCCAGCATCCCAGGACTAAGGCCCTACCCAGGCATGGAACAGATGGGTTTCCTACCGCACATGGCCTACACATACGCAGCTGGCGCCGCTACCTTTGCCGAAATGCATCAGCGGAGAAAGTACCAGCGGAAACACGGTTTCCAG GGCGAGCTGCTTGACGCTACAGCTGATTACATGTCAGGGCTGGACGACATGACAGACCCCGACTCCTGTCTGTCGCGgaagaagattaagaagactGAAAGTGGTATGTACGCGTGTGACTTGTGCGACAAAACATTCCAGAAGAGCAGTTCCCTTCTCAGACACAAATATGAACACACAG gCAAGCGACCGCACCAATGCCAGATCTGCAAAAAGGCCTTCAAACACAAGCACCATCTCATTGAGCACTCACGCTTGCATTCGGGCGAGAAACCCTACCAGTGCGACAAATGTGGCAAAAGGTTCTCGCACTCGGGCTCGTACTCGCAGCACATGAACCATCGCTACTCGTACTGCAAGCGCGAGGCGGAGGAGCGCGAGGCGGCCGAGAGGGAGGCCCGTGAGAAGGGCCACCTGGAGCCCACGGAGCTGCTGATGAGCCGGGCCTACTTGCAGGGAATCACTCCTCAGGGTTACCCGGAGCTGGCGGAACGCGAGGCCATCTTGCGGCACGATGGTGTGAACGGAGGAATCATAGAGGGACGCAAGGAAGTGGATGAAGAATATGGGAAGACGGGACGCCGGGAGGATGAGTTTGagtttgaggaggaggaggagagcaaGAGCATGGACACGGACCCGGACACGTTGAGGGACGAAGAGGAGAACGGAGAGCACTCGATGGACGATAGCTCGCTGGATGGCAAAATGGAAACCAAATCGGATCGTGAGGACACGATGGAGGACGCCATGTAG
- the zeb2b gene encoding zinc finger E-box-binding homeobox 2b isoform X4 yields MRQEMMADGPRCKRRKQANPRRKNALNYENVVETSSETEEEDKLQVSEEDPLINGTGSPASLVNADSSPCAESHGLPTKEEEDDEMRDSGVEHIWPDSDMLSASVDGTVKSVNCTSEFEDFFAKRKLGDSDSHVVSIAEYLQRGDTAIIYPEAPEELSRLGTPEAAGPEENDLPPGTPDAFAQLLTCPYCDRGYKRLTSLKEHIKYRHEKNEENFACPLCSYTFAYRTQLERHMATHKPARDQHQLLNQAAGNRKFKCTECGKAFKYKHHLKEHLRIHSGEKPYECPNCKKRFSHSGSYSSHISSKKCIGLIAVNGRMRSNMKTASSPTSASSSPTNTAITQLRQKLENGKPVGLTDHNNHLSIKTEPLDFNDYKLMMASHGFGAPGPFMNGGVGGNSPLGVHHNSTAQSPLQHLGIPGLESQLLGYPGPLINNLSEVQKVLQIVDNTVCRQKMDCKPEELSKLTAYMKELGSQVEEQKQGLTLAGGPHVSLPLVNHNGATKSIIDYTLEKVNEAKACLQSLTTDSKRQINNIKHEKSNHMLEGVMEEKTSENMFTPYACQYCKETFPGPIPLHQHERYLCKMNEEIKAVLQPSENLMPNKHIFMEKNAHLAASILTEKGLTGSLHPYRDHMSVLKAYFAMNMEPNSEELLKISIAVGLPQEFVKQWFDQRKMFSYSSTRTPPLEHKNSTEMVVGTNNHHTPPKDPVFVRSPMSLIKPGNCITSPAIAELHNNFDTSLRHLKNHQFGDTKAAGDKLDHSRSNTPSPLNLSSTSSKHSHSSSYTPNSLVSEDLQAEPLDLSLPRLIKEPKHALTVKSRPKVNSVTVELSSVPSPREHFEEPLNLAYLKKEFSASANNGNLEKSTSPIFGINPFAAKPLYTSLPPQSAFPPATFMPPMQASIPGLRPYPGMEQMGFLPHMAYTYAAGAATFAEMHQRRKYQRKHGFQGELLDATADYMSGLDDMTDPDSCLSRKKIKKTESGMYACDLCDKTFQKSSSLLRHKYEHTGKRPHQCQICKKAFKHKHHLIEHSRLHSGEKPYQCDKCGKRFSHSGSYSQHMNHRYSYCKREAEEREAAEREAREKGHLEPTELLMSRAYLQGITPQGYPELAEREAILRHDGVNGGIIEGRKEVDEEYGKTGRREDEFEFEEEEESKSMDTDPDTLRDEEENGEHSMDDSSLDGKMETKSDREDTMEDAM; encoded by the exons TCAAGAGCGTCAATTGCACTTCAGAGTTCGAGGACTTTTTTGCCAAGCGGAAGCTGGGCGACAGCGACAGCCACGTGGTGAGCATCGCTGAGTATCTCCAGCGAGGTGATACTGCCATCATCTACCCAGAAGCCCCGGAGGAGCTGTCCCGCCTTGGGACGCCGGAGGCAGCGGGGCCAGAGGAAAACG ACCTGCCACCTGGAACGCCAGATGCCTTCGCCCAGCTGTTGACCTGCCCCTACTGCGACCGGGGCTACAAGCGCTTGACATCACTGAAGGAGCACATCAAGTACCGCCATGAGAAGAATGAGGAGAACTTCGCCTGCCCGCTGTGCAGCTACACGTTCGCCTACCGCACTCAGCTCGAGCGACATATGGCCACGCACAAGCCTGCGAGAGATCAG CACCAACTGTTGAACCAAGCAGCCGGTAACCGCAAGTTCAAGTGCACTGAGTGCGGTAAGGCCTTCAAGTACAAGCACCACCTGAAGGAACATCTCCGCATTCACAGCG GTGAAAAACCGTACGAATGCCCCAACTGTAAGAAGCGCTTCTCGCACTCTGGATCCTACAGTTCGCACATCAGCAGCAAAAAGTGCATTGGTTTGATCGCCGTCAACGGCAGGATGCGCAGCAACATGAAGACAGCCTCCTCCCccacctccgcctcctcctcccccaccAACACTGCCATCACCCAGCTGCGACAAAAGCTGGAGAACGGCAAGCCAGTGGGCCTCACTGACCACAACAACCATCTGAGCATCAAGACAGAACCGCTCGATTTCAATGACTATAAACTGATGATGGCCTCGCATGGGTTTGGTGCTCCCGGGCCTTTCATGAATGGGGGAGTTGGAGGGAACAGTCCACTGGGGGTTCACCACAACTCAACAGCCCAGAGCCCTCTGCAGCACCTAGGTATCCCCGGGCTAGAGTCACAACTCCTTGGCTACCCGGGCCCTCTGATTAACAACTTGAGTGAGGTGCAAAAGGTCCTGCAAATTGTTGACAACACAGTGTGCAGGCAGAAAATGGACTGCAAACCAGAGGAACTGTCCAAGCTCACAGCTTACATGAAGGAATTAGGCTCACAGGTGGAGGAGCAAAAACAGGGCCTGACGTTAGCAGGTGGGCCTCATGTCAGTCTTCCACTCGTCAATCACAATGGCGCCACCAAAAGCATCATAGACTACACACTTGAGAAGGTCAATGAAGCCAAAGCCTGTCTCCAGAGCTTGACCACAGACTCAAAGAGACAAATTAACAATATCAAACATGAAAAATCCAACCATATGCTAGAAGGGGTCATGGAGGAAAAGACATCAGAGAACATGTTTACACCATATGCATGTCAGTATTGCAAAGAAACCTTCCCAGGTCCCATCCCACTCCATCAACATGAACGCTACCTGTGCAAAATGAATGAGGAGATCAAAGCTGTGCTCCAACCAAGTGAGAACCTGATGCCCAACAAACATATATTCATGGAGAAGAATGCTCATCTAGCAGCTTCCATCTTGACTGAGAAGGGACTGACAGGTTCCCTTCACCCCTACAGGGATCACATGTCTGTGCTGAAGGCATATTTTGCCATGAACATGGAGCCCAACTCTGAGGAGCTGCTCAAGATCTCTATTGCCGTTGGCCTTCCTCAGGAATTTGTCAAGCAATGGTTTGATCAGCGGAAGATGTTCTCATACAGTAGCACAAGAACGCCGCCGCTGGAGCACAAGAACAGCACGGAAATGGTTGTCggaacaaacaaccaccacacTCCCCCCAAAGACCCTGTGTTTGTGCGGTCGCCAATGTCTCTAATCAAACCAGGCAACTGCATCACATCCCCAGCCATTGCTGAGCTCCACAATAACTTTGACACCTCGCTCAGACATTTGAAAAACCACCAGTTTGGCGACACAAAAGCCGCAGGTGACAAGTTGGACCATTCCCGCAGCAACACTCCGTCACCACTAAACCTGTCGTCGACGTCCTCCAAACATTCGCACAGCAGTTCGTATACCCCCAACAGCCTGGTGTCAGAGGACCTGCAGGCTGAGCCGCTCGACCTTTCGCTTCCACGACTCATCAAGGAACCGAAGCACGCGCTGACGGTGAAGAGCCGACCCAAAGTAAACAGTGTTACAGTCGAGCTTAGCAGTGTCCCCTCGCCACGCGAGCACTTCGAGGAGCCTCTGAACCTAGCCTATCTCAAGAAGGAATTCTCCGCCTCTGCCAACAACGGCAACCTGGAGAAAAGCACTAGCCCTATCTTTGGCATTAACCCTTTTGCCGCCAAACCCTTGTACACGTCACTTCCTCCTCAAAGCGCTTTTCCACCGGCCACATTCATGCCCCCAATGCAGGCCAGCATCCCAGGACTAAGGCCCTACCCAGGCATGGAACAGATGGGTTTCCTACCGCACATGGCCTACACATACGCAGCTGGCGCCGCTACCTTTGCCGAAATGCATCAGCGGAGAAAGTACCAGCGGAAACACGGTTTCCAG GGCGAGCTGCTTGACGCTACAGCTGATTACATGTCAGGGCTGGACGACATGACAGACCCCGACTCCTGTCTGTCGCGgaagaagattaagaagactGAAAGTGGTATGTACGCGTGTGACTTGTGCGACAAAACATTCCAGAAGAGCAGTTCCCTTCTCAGACACAAATATGAACACACAG gCAAGCGACCGCACCAATGCCAGATCTGCAAAAAGGCCTTCAAACACAAGCACCATCTCATTGAGCACTCACGCTTGCATTCGGGCGAGAAACCCTACCAGTGCGACAAATGTGGCAAAAGGTTCTCGCACTCGGGCTCGTACTCGCAGCACATGAACCATCGCTACTCGTACTGCAAGCGCGAGGCGGAGGAGCGCGAGGCGGCCGAGAGGGAGGCCCGTGAGAAGGGCCACCTGGAGCCCACGGAGCTGCTGATGAGCCGGGCCTACTTGCAGGGAATCACTCCTCAGGGTTACCCGGAGCTGGCGGAACGCGAGGCCATCTTGCGGCACGATGGTGTGAACGGAGGAATCATAGAGGGACGCAAGGAAGTGGATGAAGAATATGGGAAGACGGGACGCCGGGAGGATGAGTTTGagtttgaggaggaggaggagagcaaGAGCATGGACACGGACCCGGACACGTTGAGGGACGAAGAGGAGAACGGAGAGCACTCGATGGACGATAGCTCGCTGGATGGCAAAATGGAAACCAAATCGGATCGTGAGGACACGATGGAGGACGCCATGTAG
- the zeb2b gene encoding zinc finger E-box-binding homeobox 2b isoform X3 — MRQEMMADGPRCKRRKQANPRRKNAALNYENVVETSSETEEEDKLQVSEEDPLINGTGSPASLVNADSSPCAESHGLPTKEEEDDEMRDSGVEHIWPDSDMLSASVDGTVKSVNCTSEFEDFFAKRKLGDSDSHVVSIAEYLQRGDTAIIYPEAPEELSRLGTPEAAGPEENDLPPGTPDAFAQLLTCPYCDRGYKRLTSLKEHIKYRHEKNEENFACPLCSYTFAYRTQLERHMATHKPARDQHQLLNQAAGNRKFKCTECGKAFKYKHHLKEHLRIHSGEKPYECPNCKKRFSHSGSYSSHISSKKCIGLIAVNGRMRSNMKTASSPTSASSSPTNTAITQLRQKLENGKPVGLTDHNNHLSIKTEPLDFNDYKLMMASHGFGAPGPFMNGGVGGNSPLGVHHNSTAQSPLQHLGIPGLESQLLGYPGPLINNLSEVQKVLQIVDNTVCRQKMDCKPEELSKLTAYMKELGSQVEEQKQGLTLAGGPHVSLPLVNHNGATKSIIDYTLEKVNEAKACLQSLTTDSKRQINNIKHEKSNHMLEGVMEEKTSENMFTPYACQYCKETFPGPIPLHQHERYLCKMNEEIKAVLQPSENLMPNKHIFMEKNAHLAASILTEKGLTGSLHPYRDHMSVLKAYFAMNMEPNSEELLKISIAVGLPQEFVKQWFDQRKMFSYSSTRTPPLEHKNSTEMVVGTNNHHTPPKDPVFVRSPMSLIKPGNCITSPAIAELHNNFDTSLRHLKNHQFGDTKAAGDKLDHSRSNTPSPLNLSSTSSKHSHSSSYTPNSLVSEDLQAEPLDLSLPRLIKEPKHALTVKSRPKVNSVTVELSSVPSPREHFEEPLNLAYLKKEFSASANNGNLEKSTSPIFGINPFAAKPLYTSLPPQSAFPPATFMPPMQASIPGLRPYPGMEQMGFLPHMAYTYAAGAATFAEMHQRRKYQRKHGFQGELLDATADYMSGLDDMTDPDSCLSRKKIKKTESGMYACDLCDKTFQKSSSLLRHKYEHTGKRPHQCQICKKAFKHKHHLIEHSRLHSGEKPYQCDKCGKRFSHSGSYSQHMNHRYSYCKREAEEREAAEREAREKGHLEPTELLMSRAYLQGITPQGYPELAEREAILRHDGVNGGIIEGRKEVDEEYGKTGRREDEFEFEEEEESKSMDTDPDTLRDEEENGEHSMDDSSLDGKMETKSDREDTMEDAM; from the exons TCAAGAGCGTCAATTGCACTTCAGAGTTCGAGGACTTTTTTGCCAAGCGGAAGCTGGGCGACAGCGACAGCCACGTGGTGAGCATCGCTGAGTATCTCCAGCGAGGTGATACTGCCATCATCTACCCAGAAGCCCCGGAGGAGCTGTCCCGCCTTGGGACGCCGGAGGCAGCGGGGCCAGAGGAAAACG ACCTGCCACCTGGAACGCCAGATGCCTTCGCCCAGCTGTTGACCTGCCCCTACTGCGACCGGGGCTACAAGCGCTTGACATCACTGAAGGAGCACATCAAGTACCGCCATGAGAAGAATGAGGAGAACTTCGCCTGCCCGCTGTGCAGCTACACGTTCGCCTACCGCACTCAGCTCGAGCGACATATGGCCACGCACAAGCCTGCGAGAGATCAG CACCAACTGTTGAACCAAGCAGCCGGTAACCGCAAGTTCAAGTGCACTGAGTGCGGTAAGGCCTTCAAGTACAAGCACCACCTGAAGGAACATCTCCGCATTCACAGCG GTGAAAAACCGTACGAATGCCCCAACTGTAAGAAGCGCTTCTCGCACTCTGGATCCTACAGTTCGCACATCAGCAGCAAAAAGTGCATTGGTTTGATCGCCGTCAACGGCAGGATGCGCAGCAACATGAAGACAGCCTCCTCCCccacctccgcctcctcctcccccaccAACACTGCCATCACCCAGCTGCGACAAAAGCTGGAGAACGGCAAGCCAGTGGGCCTCACTGACCACAACAACCATCTGAGCATCAAGACAGAACCGCTCGATTTCAATGACTATAAACTGATGATGGCCTCGCATGGGTTTGGTGCTCCCGGGCCTTTCATGAATGGGGGAGTTGGAGGGAACAGTCCACTGGGGGTTCACCACAACTCAACAGCCCAGAGCCCTCTGCAGCACCTAGGTATCCCCGGGCTAGAGTCACAACTCCTTGGCTACCCGGGCCCTCTGATTAACAACTTGAGTGAGGTGCAAAAGGTCCTGCAAATTGTTGACAACACAGTGTGCAGGCAGAAAATGGACTGCAAACCAGAGGAACTGTCCAAGCTCACAGCTTACATGAAGGAATTAGGCTCACAGGTGGAGGAGCAAAAACAGGGCCTGACGTTAGCAGGTGGGCCTCATGTCAGTCTTCCACTCGTCAATCACAATGGCGCCACCAAAAGCATCATAGACTACACACTTGAGAAGGTCAATGAAGCCAAAGCCTGTCTCCAGAGCTTGACCACAGACTCAAAGAGACAAATTAACAATATCAAACATGAAAAATCCAACCATATGCTAGAAGGGGTCATGGAGGAAAAGACATCAGAGAACATGTTTACACCATATGCATGTCAGTATTGCAAAGAAACCTTCCCAGGTCCCATCCCACTCCATCAACATGAACGCTACCTGTGCAAAATGAATGAGGAGATCAAAGCTGTGCTCCAACCAAGTGAGAACCTGATGCCCAACAAACATATATTCATGGAGAAGAATGCTCATCTAGCAGCTTCCATCTTGACTGAGAAGGGACTGACAGGTTCCCTTCACCCCTACAGGGATCACATGTCTGTGCTGAAGGCATATTTTGCCATGAACATGGAGCCCAACTCTGAGGAGCTGCTCAAGATCTCTATTGCCGTTGGCCTTCCTCAGGAATTTGTCAAGCAATGGTTTGATCAGCGGAAGATGTTCTCATACAGTAGCACAAGAACGCCGCCGCTGGAGCACAAGAACAGCACGGAAATGGTTGTCggaacaaacaaccaccacacTCCCCCCAAAGACCCTGTGTTTGTGCGGTCGCCAATGTCTCTAATCAAACCAGGCAACTGCATCACATCCCCAGCCATTGCTGAGCTCCACAATAACTTTGACACCTCGCTCAGACATTTGAAAAACCACCAGTTTGGCGACACAAAAGCCGCAGGTGACAAGTTGGACCATTCCCGCAGCAACACTCCGTCACCACTAAACCTGTCGTCGACGTCCTCCAAACATTCGCACAGCAGTTCGTATACCCCCAACAGCCTGGTGTCAGAGGACCTGCAGGCTGAGCCGCTCGACCTTTCGCTTCCACGACTCATCAAGGAACCGAAGCACGCGCTGACGGTGAAGAGCCGACCCAAAGTAAACAGTGTTACAGTCGAGCTTAGCAGTGTCCCCTCGCCACGCGAGCACTTCGAGGAGCCTCTGAACCTAGCCTATCTCAAGAAGGAATTCTCCGCCTCTGCCAACAACGGCAACCTGGAGAAAAGCACTAGCCCTATCTTTGGCATTAACCCTTTTGCCGCCAAACCCTTGTACACGTCACTTCCTCCTCAAAGCGCTTTTCCACCGGCCACATTCATGCCCCCAATGCAGGCCAGCATCCCAGGACTAAGGCCCTACCCAGGCATGGAACAGATGGGTTTCCTACCGCACATGGCCTACACATACGCAGCTGGCGCCGCTACCTTTGCCGAAATGCATCAGCGGAGAAAGTACCAGCGGAAACACGGTTTCCAG GGCGAGCTGCTTGACGCTACAGCTGATTACATGTCAGGGCTGGACGACATGACAGACCCCGACTCCTGTCTGTCGCGgaagaagattaagaagactGAAAGTGGTATGTACGCGTGTGACTTGTGCGACAAAACATTCCAGAAGAGCAGTTCCCTTCTCAGACACAAATATGAACACACAG gCAAGCGACCGCACCAATGCCAGATCTGCAAAAAGGCCTTCAAACACAAGCACCATCTCATTGAGCACTCACGCTTGCATTCGGGCGAGAAACCCTACCAGTGCGACAAATGTGGCAAAAGGTTCTCGCACTCGGGCTCGTACTCGCAGCACATGAACCATCGCTACTCGTACTGCAAGCGCGAGGCGGAGGAGCGCGAGGCGGCCGAGAGGGAGGCCCGTGAGAAGGGCCACCTGGAGCCCACGGAGCTGCTGATGAGCCGGGCCTACTTGCAGGGAATCACTCCTCAGGGTTACCCGGAGCTGGCGGAACGCGAGGCCATCTTGCGGCACGATGGTGTGAACGGAGGAATCATAGAGGGACGCAAGGAAGTGGATGAAGAATATGGGAAGACGGGACGCCGGGAGGATGAGTTTGagtttgaggaggaggaggagagcaaGAGCATGGACACGGACCCGGACACGTTGAGGGACGAAGAGGAGAACGGAGAGCACTCGATGGACGATAGCTCGCTGGATGGCAAAATGGAAACCAAATCGGATCGTGAGGACACGATGGAGGACGCCATGTAG